From one Lycium ferocissimum isolate CSIRO_LF1 chromosome 5, AGI_CSIRO_Lferr_CH_V1, whole genome shotgun sequence genomic stretch:
- the LOC132056278 gene encoding probable GTP diphosphokinase RSH2, chloroplastic isoform X3 has protein sequence MHSCQNNSTMLRKNPLLLFFPRQGLRRNAKFRCVLHHIVPKFAVSSSLSSVLTSGNAIAAAAAVSGGSVHGAVSSAITQVAVTAVAIASGACLSTKVDFLWPKVDEQPGSLLLDGVDVTGYPIFNDDKVQKAIAFARKAHNGQLRRTGEPYLTHCIHTGKIVAVLVPSTGKRAIDTVVAGILHDVVDDTGESLDTIEREFDTDVANLVAGVSRLSFINQLLRRHRRLNVNQAALSHEEANNLRVMLLGMVDDPRVVLIKLADRLHNMRTIYALPPAKAQAVAQETLAIWCSLASRLGLWALKAELEDLCFAVLQPQIFLRMRADLASMWSHPNRTGNTRKIYGKASSLLHQRMKCVTDEHEEPSETDEQNICMKVLLQAVLPFDLLLDRKKRTDYFNKLVANSSLETTPKVVRDAAFALGSLVICEEALERELFISTSYVPGMEVTLSGRLKSLFSIYSKMKRKEIGINKVYDARALRVIIGDKNGALHSQAVQCCYNLLNIVHRLWSPIDGEFDDYIVNPKPSGYQSLHTAVQGPDNSPLEIQIRTQRMHECAEHGLAAHWLYKETEDKLPLETSVTGSGTTAPSYLSTDIEDQGSIEDDGSHKYSSLKVGHPVLRVEAGHLLAAVIVRVDKGARELLVAVSFGLAASEAVADRKSSSQTRRWEAYARLYKKVSDEWWFEPGHGDWCTCLEKYTLCQDARPVWAPSADFHPNH, from the exons ATGCATTCATGTCAAAACAACTCCACTATGTTGCGTAAAAATCCACTGTTACTCTTTTTCCCTCGTCAAGGTCTTCGTAGAAATGCGAAATTCCGATGTGTTCTCCATCATATTGTGCCTAAATTCGCTGTTTCGTCTTCGCTAAGCTCCGTTTTGACTTCCGGCAACGCGATTGCTGCCGCGGCGGCGGTTAGCGGCGGTTCCGTTCACGGAGCTGTTTCGTCGGCGATAACTCAGGTTGCCGTTACGGCGGTGGCGATCGCATCTGGAGCTTGCCTTTCTACTAAGGTTGATTTTTTGTGGCCTAAAGTTGATGAACAACCTG GATCACTCTTATTGGATGGAGTAGATGTCACCGGATACCCCATTTTCAATGATGATAAG GTGCAGAAGGCTATTGCTTTTGCACGAAAAGCTCACAATGGACAGCTACGTAGAACTGGAGAGCCGTATTTAACACATTGTATTCACACTGGAAAAATTGTAGCTGTCTTGGTTCCATCAACTGGGAAAAGG GCCATTGATACGGTTGTTGCTGGAATTCTCCATGATGTGGTTGATGATACAGGTGAAAGTTTGGATACTATAGAGAGAGAGTTTGACACTGATGTTGCAAATTTGGTAGCAGGTGTTTCGAGGTTAAGTTTCATCAATCAG CTGTTAAGGAGGCATCGCAGGTTAAATGTGAATCAAGCTGCACTTAGCCATGAAGAG GCAAATAATTTACGAGTGATGCTACTGGGCATGGTTGATGATCCACGTGTGGTGCTTATCAAACTAGCAGACCGTCTTCACAACATGAGAACCAT ATATGCATTGCCTCCTGCCAAGGCTCAAGCTGTTGCTCAGGAGACACTGGCTATTTGGTGCTCACTTGCTTCAAGATTGGGGCTTTGGGCCTTAAAGGCTGAACTTGAAGATCTATGCTTTGCAGTGCTTCAG CCTCAAATATTTCTTCGCATGAGAGCTGACCTAGCATCCATGTGGAGCCATCCCAACAGGACAGGCAAcacaagaaaaatatatggcAAAGCCAGCTCCCTTTTGCACCAGAGAATGAAATGTGTGACTGATGAGCATGAAGAACCCTCAGAAACTGATGAGCAAAACATATGCATGAAG GTTCTTTTGCAAGCTGTACTTCCGTTTGATCTTTTACTAGATAGAAAGAAGCGTACAGACTATTTCAACAAGCTTGTGGCAAATTCAAGTTTGGAGACAACACCAAAGGTCGTCAGGGATGCTGCTTTTGCCTTGGGATCTCTGGTCATTTGCGAGGAGGCTTTGGAGCGTGAATTATTCATTTCTACCTC ATATGTGCCTGGGATGGAAGTCACATTATCTGGACGCTTAAAAAGCTTGTTCAGTATTTACAGTAAG atgaaaaggaaagaaattggCATAAACAAAGTGTACGATGCCCGTGCATTGAGGGTTATTATCGGAGATAAGAATGGGGCATTACACAGCCAGGCAGTTCAATGTTGCTATAATCTTCTCAACATTGTGCACAG GCTATGGTCCCCTATTGATGGAGAGTTTGATGACTACATTGTTAACCCAAAACCAAGTGGCTACCAG TCCCTACACACTGCAGTACAAGGCCCAGACAACTCACCTCTGGAAATTCAAATAAGAACCCAG AGGATGCATGAATGTGCGGAACATGGACTTGCTGCGCATTGGCTTTATAAAGAAACTGAAGATAAGCTGCCCTTGGAAACCAGCGTAACTGGTTCTGGAACAACTGCACCCTCATATTTGTCAACAGATATTGAAGATCAAGGCTCTATAGAAGATGATGGATCACATAAGTATAGCTCGTTGAAAGTGGGACATCCTGTCCTCAGAGTGGAAGCAGGTCACCTGCTTGCTGCGGTTATTGTGAG AGTGGACAAGGGTGCAAGAGAATTGCTTGTTGCTGTAAGCTTCGGTCTGGCAGCTTCTGAGGCAGTAGCTGATAGAAAATCCTCTTCTCAAACTAGAAGATGGGAAGCTTATGCAAGATTATATAAGAAG GTATCTGATGAATGGTGGTTCGAACCAGGACATGGGGATTGGTGCACTTGCCTGGAAAAGTATACACTTTGTCAAGATG CAAGACCAGTTTGGGCGCCTTCTGCCGACTTTCATCCAAATCATTGA
- the LOC132056277 gene encoding uncharacterized protein LOC132056277, whose protein sequence is MGQAFRKLFDTFFGNSEMRVVMLGLDAAGKTTILYKLHIGEVLSTVPTIGFNVEKVQYKNVIFTVWDVGGQEKLRPLWRHYFNNTDGLIYVVDSLDRERIGKAKLEFQAIIKDPFMLNAIILVFANKQDMKGAMTPMEVCEGLGLYELKNRKWHIQGTCALSGDGLYEGLDWLASTLKEHKAAGYSSIGPSSF, encoded by the exons ATGGGACAAGCTTTTCGCAAGCTCTTCGATACCTTCTTCGGCAATTCCGAGATGAGG GTTGTAATGCTTGGGCTCGATGCAGCTGGAAAAACAACTATATTATACAAACTGCACATAGGAGAAGTTCTATCAACAGTTCCTACCATCG GATTCAATGTGGAAAAAGTGCAGtacaaaaatgtaatttttactGTGTGGGATGTTGGTGGTCAAGAGAAATTAAGGCCACTCTGGAGGCATTACTTCAATAACACAGATGGACTG ATTTATGTCGTCGACTCTTTGGATCGAGAGAGGATTGGAAAGGCAAAACTAGAATTTCAG GCCATCATCAAAGATCCATTTATGCTTAATGCAATCATCTTGGTTTTTGCTAACAAACAAGACATG AAAGGAGCGATGACACCAATGGAAGTGTGTGAAGGTCTTGGTCTTTATGAGCTTAAAAATCGAAAATGGCATATACAAGGTACATGTGCTCTTAGTGGGGATGGCCTATATGAGGGATTGGATTGGTTAGCCAGCACTTTGAAAGAGCACAAGGCCGCCGGATACTCTTCAATAGGTCCTTCATCCTTCTGA
- the LOC132056278 gene encoding uncharacterized protein LOC132056278 isoform X1 produces the protein MHSCQNNSTMLRKNPLLLFFPRQGLRRNAKFRCVLHHIVPKFAVSSSLSSVLTSGNAIAAAAAVSGGSVHGAVSSAITQVAVTAVAIASGACLSTKVDFLWPKVDEQPGSLLLDGVDVTGYPIFNDDKVQKAIAFARKAHNGQLRRTGEPYLTHCIHTGKIVAVLVPSTGKRAIDTVVAGILHDVVDDTGESLDTIEREFDTDVANLVAGVSRLSFINQLLRRHRRLNVNQAALSHEEANNLRVMLLGMVDDPRVVLIKLADRLHNMRTIYALPPAKAQAVAQETLAIWCSLASRLGLWALKAELEDLCFAVLQPQIFLRMRADLASMWSHPNRTGNTRKIYGKASSLLHQRMKCVTDEHEEPSETDEQNICMKVLLQAVLPFDLLLDRKKRTDYFNKLVANSSLETTPKVVRDAAFALGSLVICEEALERELFISTSYVPGMEVTLSGRLKSLFSIYSKMKRKEIGINKVYDARALRVIIGDKNGALHSQAVQCCYNLLNIVHRLWSPIDGEFDDYIVNPKPSGYQSLHTAVQGPDNSPLEIQIRTQRMHECAEHGLAAHWLYKETEDKLPLETSVTGSGTTAPSYLSTDIEDQGSIEDDGSHKYSSLKVGHPVLRVEAGHLLAAVIVRVDKGARELLVAVSFGLAASEAVADRKSSSQTRRWEAYARLYKKVSDEWWFEPGHGDWCTCLEKYTLCQDGMYHKQDQFGRLLPTFIQIIELIEEEENNYWAIMSAVFEGKPVASVTSNPSFENKLGYNSSNSTLRDSGINNKVYLLRTMLQWEKQLRSEASLQRVEYATKPYEASSGMLGEVVIVCWPNGDIMRLSTGSTAADAARRAGLDGKLVSVNGQLVVPNTKLKDGDVVEIRM, from the exons ATGCATTCATGTCAAAACAACTCCACTATGTTGCGTAAAAATCCACTGTTACTCTTTTTCCCTCGTCAAGGTCTTCGTAGAAATGCGAAATTCCGATGTGTTCTCCATCATATTGTGCCTAAATTCGCTGTTTCGTCTTCGCTAAGCTCCGTTTTGACTTCCGGCAACGCGATTGCTGCCGCGGCGGCGGTTAGCGGCGGTTCCGTTCACGGAGCTGTTTCGTCGGCGATAACTCAGGTTGCCGTTACGGCGGTGGCGATCGCATCTGGAGCTTGCCTTTCTACTAAGGTTGATTTTTTGTGGCCTAAAGTTGATGAACAACCTG GATCACTCTTATTGGATGGAGTAGATGTCACCGGATACCCCATTTTCAATGATGATAAG GTGCAGAAGGCTATTGCTTTTGCACGAAAAGCTCACAATGGACAGCTACGTAGAACTGGAGAGCCGTATTTAACACATTGTATTCACACTGGAAAAATTGTAGCTGTCTTGGTTCCATCAACTGGGAAAAGG GCCATTGATACGGTTGTTGCTGGAATTCTCCATGATGTGGTTGATGATACAGGTGAAAGTTTGGATACTATAGAGAGAGAGTTTGACACTGATGTTGCAAATTTGGTAGCAGGTGTTTCGAGGTTAAGTTTCATCAATCAG CTGTTAAGGAGGCATCGCAGGTTAAATGTGAATCAAGCTGCACTTAGCCATGAAGAG GCAAATAATTTACGAGTGATGCTACTGGGCATGGTTGATGATCCACGTGTGGTGCTTATCAAACTAGCAGACCGTCTTCACAACATGAGAACCAT ATATGCATTGCCTCCTGCCAAGGCTCAAGCTGTTGCTCAGGAGACACTGGCTATTTGGTGCTCACTTGCTTCAAGATTGGGGCTTTGGGCCTTAAAGGCTGAACTTGAAGATCTATGCTTTGCAGTGCTTCAG CCTCAAATATTTCTTCGCATGAGAGCTGACCTAGCATCCATGTGGAGCCATCCCAACAGGACAGGCAAcacaagaaaaatatatggcAAAGCCAGCTCCCTTTTGCACCAGAGAATGAAATGTGTGACTGATGAGCATGAAGAACCCTCAGAAACTGATGAGCAAAACATATGCATGAAG GTTCTTTTGCAAGCTGTACTTCCGTTTGATCTTTTACTAGATAGAAAGAAGCGTACAGACTATTTCAACAAGCTTGTGGCAAATTCAAGTTTGGAGACAACACCAAAGGTCGTCAGGGATGCTGCTTTTGCCTTGGGATCTCTGGTCATTTGCGAGGAGGCTTTGGAGCGTGAATTATTCATTTCTACCTC ATATGTGCCTGGGATGGAAGTCACATTATCTGGACGCTTAAAAAGCTTGTTCAGTATTTACAGTAAG atgaaaaggaaagaaattggCATAAACAAAGTGTACGATGCCCGTGCATTGAGGGTTATTATCGGAGATAAGAATGGGGCATTACACAGCCAGGCAGTTCAATGTTGCTATAATCTTCTCAACATTGTGCACAG GCTATGGTCCCCTATTGATGGAGAGTTTGATGACTACATTGTTAACCCAAAACCAAGTGGCTACCAG TCCCTACACACTGCAGTACAAGGCCCAGACAACTCACCTCTGGAAATTCAAATAAGAACCCAG AGGATGCATGAATGTGCGGAACATGGACTTGCTGCGCATTGGCTTTATAAAGAAACTGAAGATAAGCTGCCCTTGGAAACCAGCGTAACTGGTTCTGGAACAACTGCACCCTCATATTTGTCAACAGATATTGAAGATCAAGGCTCTATAGAAGATGATGGATCACATAAGTATAGCTCGTTGAAAGTGGGACATCCTGTCCTCAGAGTGGAAGCAGGTCACCTGCTTGCTGCGGTTATTGTGAG AGTGGACAAGGGTGCAAGAGAATTGCTTGTTGCTGTAAGCTTCGGTCTGGCAGCTTCTGAGGCAGTAGCTGATAGAAAATCCTCTTCTCAAACTAGAAGATGGGAAGCTTATGCAAGATTATATAAGAAG GTATCTGATGAATGGTGGTTCGAACCAGGACATGGGGATTGGTGCACTTGCCTGGAAAAGTATACACTTTGTCAAGATGGTATGTACCACAAG CAAGACCAGTTTGGGCGCCTTCTGCCGACTTTCATCCAAATCATTGAATTGATTGAggaggaagaaaataattactGGGCTATCATGTCTGCCGTCTTTGAGGGGAAACCTGTTGCTTCTGTTACATCTAACCCAAGTTTTGAGAATAAGCTGGGCTATAACTCTTCTAATTCAACATTAAGGGACTCTGGCATCAACAATAAG GTATATTTGCTGAGGACAATGCTTCAATGGGAGAAGCAACTGCGCTCTGAAGCAAGTCTCCAGCGAGTGGAGTATGCTACAAAACCATACGAAGCGAGCTCCGGTATGCTAGGCGAGGTGGTCATCGTATGCTGGCCGAATGGTGACATTATGCGCCTGAGCACTGGCAGCACCGCTGCTGATGCTGCTCGGAGAGCAGGGTTGGATGGGAAATTGGTTTCAGTAAATGGCCAGCTGGTAGTGCCCAATACAAAGTTGAAAGATGGTGATGTGGTTGAGATCAGAATGTAG
- the LOC132056278 gene encoding uncharacterized protein LOC132056278 isoform X2 — protein MSPDTPFSMMIRQVQKAIAFARKAHNGQLRRTGEPYLTHCIHTGKIVAVLVPSTGKRAIDTVVAGILHDVVDDTGESLDTIEREFDTDVANLVAGVSRLSFINQLLRRHRRLNVNQAALSHEEANNLRVMLLGMVDDPRVVLIKLADRLHNMRTIYALPPAKAQAVAQETLAIWCSLASRLGLWALKAELEDLCFAVLQPQIFLRMRADLASMWSHPNRTGNTRKIYGKASSLLHQRMKCVTDEHEEPSETDEQNICMKVLLQAVLPFDLLLDRKKRTDYFNKLVANSSLETTPKVVRDAAFALGSLVICEEALERELFISTSYVPGMEVTLSGRLKSLFSIYSKMKRKEIGINKVYDARALRVIIGDKNGALHSQAVQCCYNLLNIVHRLWSPIDGEFDDYIVNPKPSGYQSLHTAVQGPDNSPLEIQIRTQRMHECAEHGLAAHWLYKETEDKLPLETSVTGSGTTAPSYLSTDIEDQGSIEDDGSHKYSSLKVGHPVLRVEAGHLLAAVIVRVDKGARELLVAVSFGLAASEAVADRKSSSQTRRWEAYARLYKKVSDEWWFEPGHGDWCTCLEKYTLCQDGMYHKQDQFGRLLPTFIQIIELIEEEENNYWAIMSAVFEGKPVASVTSNPSFENKLGYNSSNSTLRDSGINNKVYLLRTMLQWEKQLRSEASLQRVEYATKPYEASSGMLGEVVIVCWPNGDIMRLSTGSTAADAARRAGLDGKLVSVNGQLVVPNTKLKDGDVVEIRM, from the exons ATGTCACCGGATACCCCATTTTCAATGATGATAAG GCAGGTGCAGAAGGCTATTGCTTTTGCACGAAAAGCTCACAATGGACAGCTACGTAGAACTGGAGAGCCGTATTTAACACATTGTATTCACACTGGAAAAATTGTAGCTGTCTTGGTTCCATCAACTGGGAAAAGG GCCATTGATACGGTTGTTGCTGGAATTCTCCATGATGTGGTTGATGATACAGGTGAAAGTTTGGATACTATAGAGAGAGAGTTTGACACTGATGTTGCAAATTTGGTAGCAGGTGTTTCGAGGTTAAGTTTCATCAATCAG CTGTTAAGGAGGCATCGCAGGTTAAATGTGAATCAAGCTGCACTTAGCCATGAAGAG GCAAATAATTTACGAGTGATGCTACTGGGCATGGTTGATGATCCACGTGTGGTGCTTATCAAACTAGCAGACCGTCTTCACAACATGAGAACCAT ATATGCATTGCCTCCTGCCAAGGCTCAAGCTGTTGCTCAGGAGACACTGGCTATTTGGTGCTCACTTGCTTCAAGATTGGGGCTTTGGGCCTTAAAGGCTGAACTTGAAGATCTATGCTTTGCAGTGCTTCAG CCTCAAATATTTCTTCGCATGAGAGCTGACCTAGCATCCATGTGGAGCCATCCCAACAGGACAGGCAAcacaagaaaaatatatggcAAAGCCAGCTCCCTTTTGCACCAGAGAATGAAATGTGTGACTGATGAGCATGAAGAACCCTCAGAAACTGATGAGCAAAACATATGCATGAAG GTTCTTTTGCAAGCTGTACTTCCGTTTGATCTTTTACTAGATAGAAAGAAGCGTACAGACTATTTCAACAAGCTTGTGGCAAATTCAAGTTTGGAGACAACACCAAAGGTCGTCAGGGATGCTGCTTTTGCCTTGGGATCTCTGGTCATTTGCGAGGAGGCTTTGGAGCGTGAATTATTCATTTCTACCTC ATATGTGCCTGGGATGGAAGTCACATTATCTGGACGCTTAAAAAGCTTGTTCAGTATTTACAGTAAG atgaaaaggaaagaaattggCATAAACAAAGTGTACGATGCCCGTGCATTGAGGGTTATTATCGGAGATAAGAATGGGGCATTACACAGCCAGGCAGTTCAATGTTGCTATAATCTTCTCAACATTGTGCACAG GCTATGGTCCCCTATTGATGGAGAGTTTGATGACTACATTGTTAACCCAAAACCAAGTGGCTACCAG TCCCTACACACTGCAGTACAAGGCCCAGACAACTCACCTCTGGAAATTCAAATAAGAACCCAG AGGATGCATGAATGTGCGGAACATGGACTTGCTGCGCATTGGCTTTATAAAGAAACTGAAGATAAGCTGCCCTTGGAAACCAGCGTAACTGGTTCTGGAACAACTGCACCCTCATATTTGTCAACAGATATTGAAGATCAAGGCTCTATAGAAGATGATGGATCACATAAGTATAGCTCGTTGAAAGTGGGACATCCTGTCCTCAGAGTGGAAGCAGGTCACCTGCTTGCTGCGGTTATTGTGAG AGTGGACAAGGGTGCAAGAGAATTGCTTGTTGCTGTAAGCTTCGGTCTGGCAGCTTCTGAGGCAGTAGCTGATAGAAAATCCTCTTCTCAAACTAGAAGATGGGAAGCTTATGCAAGATTATATAAGAAG GTATCTGATGAATGGTGGTTCGAACCAGGACATGGGGATTGGTGCACTTGCCTGGAAAAGTATACACTTTGTCAAGATGGTATGTACCACAAG CAAGACCAGTTTGGGCGCCTTCTGCCGACTTTCATCCAAATCATTGAATTGATTGAggaggaagaaaataattactGGGCTATCATGTCTGCCGTCTTTGAGGGGAAACCTGTTGCTTCTGTTACATCTAACCCAAGTTTTGAGAATAAGCTGGGCTATAACTCTTCTAATTCAACATTAAGGGACTCTGGCATCAACAATAAG GTATATTTGCTGAGGACAATGCTTCAATGGGAGAAGCAACTGCGCTCTGAAGCAAGTCTCCAGCGAGTGGAGTATGCTACAAAACCATACGAAGCGAGCTCCGGTATGCTAGGCGAGGTGGTCATCGTATGCTGGCCGAATGGTGACATTATGCGCCTGAGCACTGGCAGCACCGCTGCTGATGCTGCTCGGAGAGCAGGGTTGGATGGGAAATTGGTTTCAGTAAATGGCCAGCTGGTAGTGCCCAATACAAAGTTGAAAGATGGTGATGTGGTTGAGATCAGAATGTAG